The Burkholderiales bacterium genome includes a window with the following:
- a CDS encoding TRAP transporter large permease: MRRGGERRPRAQESRHEHDAAARRCPSPARRADARRRRERCGGPPVTHEIWGLTGFAAVLALIMARVPIGIAMAVIGAGGTWLLGGFDTFKFGLGTAPFNALFPYSLSVLPLFIMMGVFAAYSGMSRNLFVGANAFVGHRPGGLAVATISASAVFGAVCGSSLATAATMSKVALPEMKERGYGEGLATGAVAAGGTLGIMIPPSIPLALYGLLTQTSIGALYAAAILPGVLGAVLYMGAVWVTTWRRPDVGPAGARYTWRQRVEALVQVWDVLVLFVLVLGGLFLGWFSPTEAAAVGVAGAVVLTAIQGRLTREFVKSSLWDTALSMGLIFLVLIGAGIFGFFMDLSGLPQASVAFVQGLDIGRYWVLVVILVGYLILGCLLDSLSMLLLTISFVYPVVHRLGFDAVWFGILMVTVIEIGLIHPPFGMNLFVVQASQPGLKLGTVVKGVLPFLAADFVRLTLLVVFPSITLVFAGVVK, encoded by the coding sequence GCGATGCCCGTCTCCCGCTCGGCGCGCGGATGCGCGCCGCCGCCGCGAACGCTGCGGAGGCCCGCCGGTGACCCACGAGATCTGGGGACTCACGGGATTCGCGGCGGTACTCGCGCTCATCATGGCGCGCGTGCCGATCGGCATCGCGATGGCCGTGATCGGCGCGGGAGGCACGTGGCTCCTGGGCGGCTTCGACACGTTCAAGTTCGGGCTCGGCACCGCGCCGTTCAACGCGTTGTTCCCGTACAGCCTGTCGGTGCTTCCGCTGTTCATCATGATGGGCGTGTTCGCGGCCTACTCGGGCATGTCGCGCAACCTGTTCGTCGGCGCCAACGCGTTCGTCGGCCATCGACCCGGTGGGCTCGCGGTGGCGACCATCAGCGCGTCCGCCGTGTTCGGCGCGGTGTGCGGTTCGAGTCTCGCGACCGCCGCGACGATGTCGAAGGTCGCGTTGCCGGAGATGAAGGAACGCGGCTACGGCGAAGGACTCGCGACCGGCGCGGTCGCGGCCGGCGGGACGCTCGGCATCATGATTCCGCCGAGCATTCCGCTCGCGCTCTACGGCCTCCTGACCCAGACCTCGATCGGCGCGCTCTACGCCGCGGCGATCCTGCCCGGGGTCCTCGGCGCCGTGCTCTACATGGGCGCGGTGTGGGTGACGACGTGGCGCCGCCCGGACGTCGGCCCCGCGGGCGCACGCTACACGTGGCGCCAGCGCGTCGAGGCGCTGGTGCAGGTGTGGGACGTGCTCGTGCTGTTCGTGCTGGTGCTGGGGGGACTCTTCCTCGGCTGGTTCTCGCCGACGGAAGCCGCCGCGGTGGGTGTCGCGGGCGCGGTGGTCCTGACCGCGATCCAGGGGAGGCTCACGCGCGAATTCGTCAAGTCCTCGCTGTGGGACACCGCGCTGTCGATGGGGCTCATCTTCCTCGTGCTGATCGGCGCGGGCATCTTCGGATTCTTCATGGACCTGTCCGGCCTGCCCCAGGCGTCGGTGGCCTTCGTGCAGGGGCTCGACATCGGCCGGTACTGGGTGCTGGTCGTGATCCTGGTCGGCTACCTGATCCTCGGCTGCCTGCTCGACAGCCTGTCGATGCTGCTGCTCACGATCTCGTTCGTGTACCCGGTCGTCCACCGGCTCGGGTTCGACGCCGTGTGGTTCGGCATCCTGATGGTCACGGTGATCGAAATCGGCCTCATCCACCCGCCGTTCGGCATGAACCTGTTCGTCGTGCAGGCGTCGCAGCCGGGGCTCAAGCTCGGCACCGTGGTCAAGGGCGTGCTGCCGTTCCTCGCCGCCGACTTCGTGCGGTTGACGCTGCTCGTCGTGTTTCCGTCGATCACGCTGGTGTTCGCGGGAGTGGTGAAATAG
- a CDS encoding redoxin family protein: MDIPIPAPELQVSEWLNTASPLSLGALRGKVVVLHAFQMLCPGCVLHAVPQAERMHRHYSKDDVAVVGLHTVFEHHDVMTVAALRVFLHEFRVTHPIGVDVADPAGAIPRTMRAYGMQGTPTLMLIDRQGRLRTQQFGQIDDFAVAAGVMRLVSEERGPS, encoded by the coding sequence ATGGACATTCCCATCCCCGCCCCCGAACTGCAGGTCAGCGAGTGGCTGAACACGGCATCGCCGCTCAGCCTCGGCGCGCTGCGCGGCAAGGTCGTCGTGCTGCACGCGTTCCAGATGCTGTGTCCCGGTTGCGTGCTGCACGCGGTGCCGCAGGCCGAGCGGATGCACCGACACTATTCGAAGGACGATGTGGCGGTGGTCGGACTGCACACCGTGTTCGAGCACCACGACGTGATGACGGTCGCGGCGCTGCGCGTGTTCCTGCACGAGTTCCGCGTTACGCACCCGATCGGCGTGGACGTCGCGGACCCCGCTGGGGCGATCCCGCGCACGATGCGCGCCTACGGGATGCAGGGCACGCCGACGCTGATGCTGATCGACCGGCAGGGCCGGTTGCGGACGCAACAGTTCGGGCAGATCGACGATTTCGCCGTCGCCGCAGGGGTCATGCGTCTCGTCAGCGAAGAG